The Vulpes vulpes isolate BD-2025 chromosome 8, VulVul3, whole genome shotgun sequence genome has a window encoding:
- the LOC112932126 gene encoding large ribosomal subunit protein eL32-like, with protein MKHNWREPRGIDDRVCGSFKGPILMPNIGYMSHEKTKPMLPSGFQKLLTHNDKELKVLLMCNKSRCAVMAHNVFSKNCRTSAGRAAQLAIEVTNPNASLRSEENE; from the coding sequence ATGAAGCACAACTGGCGGGAACCCAGAGGCATTGATGATAGGGTGTGCGGAAGTTTCAAGGGCCCGATCTTGATGCCCAACATTGGTTACATGAGCCATGAGAAGACAAAGCCCATGCTGCCCAGTGGCTTCCAGAAGCTCCTCACCCACAATGACAAGGAGCTGAAAGTACTGCTGATGTGCAACAAGTCTCGCTGTGCGGTGATGGCTCACAATGTCTTCTCCAAGAACTGCAGGACCTCTGCGGGAAGAGCAGCCCAGCTGGCCATCGAGGTCACCAATCCCAATGCCTCGCTGCGCAGcgaagaaaatgaatag